One genomic region from Verrucomicrobiota bacterium encodes:
- a CDS encoding PEP-CTERM sorting domain-containing protein (PEP-CTERM proteins occur, often in large numbers, in the proteomes of bacteria that also encode an exosortase, a predicted intramembrane cysteine proteinase. The presence of a PEP-CTERM domain at a protein's C-terminus predicts cleavage within the sorting domain, followed by covalent anchoring to some some component of the (usually Gram-negative) cell surface. Many PEP-CTERM proteins exhibit an unusual sequence composition that includes large numbers of potential glycosylation sites. Expression of one such protein has been shown restore the ability of a bacterium to form floc, a type of biofilm.) has product MFFTRIKHTQVATLAATLIAYGSLAGGAHGGILMTISDDGINLTLRATGSFDVTNATSIGTGSLGTDAAVAPTLNAFGFNAGLDGVRYAASFSGILSGTSDVFPSSSLTTNIPVWVDFDGTESNPSPRFAAPAGELSGTVDETAIFNGTTIASLGLVVGQSVTGTWGSGGVDEQITITVIPEPSSALLLGLGGLGFVVLRRRRTA; this is encoded by the coding sequence ATGTTCTTTACGAGAATAAAGCACACACAAGTGGCCACCCTCGCTGCCACTCTAATTGCTTATGGATCGCTCGCAGGGGGGGCGCATGGTGGGATTTTAATGACGATTTCTGATGACGGCATCAACCTGACTTTGAGGGCCACAGGTAGTTTTGACGTTACCAACGCAACCAGTATTGGAACAGGTTCTCTTGGAACGGATGCCGCCGTTGCGCCTACTTTGAATGCATTTGGTTTTAATGCTGGACTCGACGGGGTAAGGTATGCAGCCAGCTTTTCAGGCATTCTCAGCGGGACCTCTGACGTATTTCCCAGTTCTAGCCTTACAACAAATATTCCTGTGTGGGTCGATTTTGATGGAACTGAATCCAACCCGAGCCCGAGGTTTGCCGCACCAGCCGGAGAATTGTCTGGAACAGTGGATGAAACAGCCATCTTCAATGGGACTACGATAGCGTCACTGGGATTGGTGGTCGGTCAATCTGTCACTGGAACTTGGGGATCTGGGGGCGTGGACGAACAAATCACAATAACAGTTATTCCTGAGCCATCATCGGCTCTCCTTCTAGGACTAGGAGGGTTAGGATTCGTTGTTCTCCGGCGTAGGAGAACTGCCTGA